A portion of the Halobacillus ihumii genome contains these proteins:
- a CDS encoding YjcZ family sporulation protein, whose protein sequence is MHGGSLYGGNCGYSNLGGRFRVSDLVLIVVLFILLIIVGAILYM, encoded by the coding sequence ATGCACGGAGGCAGCCTATATGGAGGTAATTGCGGGTACAGCAACTTGGGTGGCCGATTTCGTGTTAGCGACTTAGTCCTTATTGTAGTTCTCTTCATCCTCTTAATTATTGTAGGGGCCATTTTATATATGTGA
- a CDS encoding DUF1659 domain-containing protein — MAVTADKTNSQLQLVFENGTDEKGNVKYRTKSFNNVKMDATAEQLYNVAIVLVPLQQRLLLMIERNDSAILTNL, encoded by the coding sequence ATGGCGGTAACAGCAGACAAAACGAACTCCCAATTGCAGCTCGTATTCGAAAACGGAACAGATGAAAAAGGAAATGTGAAATACCGTACGAAATCGTTCAATAACGTGAAAATGGATGCTACAGCAGAACAGCTTTATAACGTGGCAATTGTCCTTGTGCCATTGCAGCAACGCTTGCTATTGATGATTGAACGTAATGATTCAGCTATTCTAACGAACCTATAA
- a CDS encoding DUF2922 domain-containing protein: protein MKKLELKFLNEEGSIVTISLDEPVEPVDQVAIHAAMDAVIAENCFYSSGGNLVEKKQARIVERNVFDIEL from the coding sequence ATGAAGAAGCTAGAGCTTAAATTTCTGAATGAAGAGGGAAGTATTGTAACAATTTCCCTTGATGAACCTGTTGAGCCGGTAGATCAAGTTGCGATTCATGCAGCGATGGATGCCGTTATTGCTGAGAATTGCTTCTATTCCAGCGGAGGAAATTTAGTGGAGAAAAAGCAGGCTAGGATTGTAGAACGCAACGTGTTCGATATTGAGTTATAA
- a CDS encoding YvrJ family protein translates to MDTWLPFITDVGFPIAVTFYLLHRVEGKLDDLIESIHHLPDKMKG, encoded by the coding sequence ATGGATACTTGGCTGCCATTCATAACAGATGTTGGCTTCCCTATTGCGGTCACCTTTTATTTATTACACCGTGTGGAAGGAAAACTCGATGATCTGATTGAATCCATCCATCATCTTCCTGACAAAATGAAAGGATAG
- the lepB gene encoding signal peptidase I yields MSEQAKKEWLEWIKAIAIAVVLAFILRTFFFATSIVEGASMNPTLESGERVMFNKIIYYIDEPSYGDIVIIDRPVKNYVKRVIGKPNDTIEVRNHQLYIDGQKREQNFLSKEAIMETRDFGPIKVPDNTYFVMGDNRAISKDSRNGLGFIKEEEIIGRTELIIYPFDEISLTQ; encoded by the coding sequence TTGTCTGAACAAGCTAAGAAAGAATGGCTGGAATGGATTAAAGCGATTGCTATCGCCGTCGTCCTTGCCTTTATACTGCGTACTTTCTTCTTCGCTACTTCAATCGTTGAGGGGGCTAGCATGAACCCTACGCTTGAGAGCGGAGAACGCGTCATGTTTAATAAAATTATTTACTATATTGATGAGCCCTCTTATGGTGATATCGTCATTATTGACCGTCCTGTTAAAAATTATGTTAAACGGGTAATAGGAAAGCCGAACGATACAATAGAAGTTCGAAACCACCAGCTTTATATTGACGGTCAGAAACGAGAACAGAACTTTTTAAGTAAAGAAGCCATTATGGAAACAAGAGATTTTGGGCCAATTAAAGTACCTGATAACACGTACTTCGTGATGGGAGATAATCGGGCAATTAGTAAAGACAGTCGTAATGGACTTGGATTTATTAAAGAAGAGGAAATCATCGGTCGAACAGAACTTATTATTTATCCATTTGATGAAATCAGCTTAACACAATAA
- a CDS encoding aspartyl-phosphate phosphatase Spo0E family protein encodes MMESDQQDQLIFKIEELRRRMTETALEEGFSSVKSVRMSQELDYLLNQIQQKNEA; translated from the coding sequence ATGATGGAAAGTGATCAGCAGGATCAACTCATTTTTAAAATTGAAGAGTTACGCAGGCGTATGACAGAGACAGCGTTAGAAGAAGGATTTTCAAGTGTTAAATCAGTGCGAATGAGTCAGGAATTAGACTATTTATTGAATCAAATACAACAAAAAAATGAAGCATAA
- a CDS encoding aminotransferase A, whose protein sequence is MERFINPQLATIQISGIRQFFNMVSQYEDVVSLTIGQPDFPTPDHVKQAAVQALDANHTSYTHNAGLLELREAISRHVQEKYKLSYRAEDEVIVTVGASQAIDITLRTILQPGDEVLLPGPVYPGYEPLIKLAGATAKHVDTSQNGFKLTADLIEQAVTPKTKCVILPYPSNPTGVSLSNEELKSIAAVLKEHNLFMIADEIYSELTYSAPHTSIASLPSVRDHVIVVNGVSKSHSMTGFRIGYLLAPNWLAKHILKVHQYNVSCATSISQYAALEAIENGQSDPIHMKKEYEKRRAYVLDRLDQMGLRYQVPDGAFYVFPEFPLEGMSSFDKAVQLVEEAGVALVPGDAFSQYGNGYMRLSYAYGMDTLQEGLDRLEQFMDAKAQAPSRQD, encoded by the coding sequence ATGGAGCGTTTTATTAATCCACAACTAGCAACGATACAGATCTCGGGGATTCGACAATTTTTTAATATGGTTAGTCAATATGAAGATGTTGTGTCGTTAACCATTGGGCAGCCGGATTTTCCGACACCGGATCACGTCAAGCAGGCGGCCGTTCAGGCACTTGATGCCAATCACACGAGTTATACGCACAATGCCGGGCTGCTGGAGCTGCGGGAAGCGATCAGCCGTCATGTCCAGGAAAAATACAAGTTATCATATCGAGCCGAAGATGAAGTGATTGTAACGGTTGGGGCATCCCAGGCGATCGATATTACGCTGAGAACGATTTTACAGCCTGGAGATGAGGTACTGCTTCCGGGGCCGGTTTATCCAGGGTATGAACCGCTTATCAAACTAGCAGGAGCGACGGCTAAGCATGTAGACACGAGCCAGAACGGGTTCAAACTCACAGCTGATTTAATTGAGCAGGCCGTGACACCAAAGACGAAGTGTGTCATTCTGCCTTATCCATCCAACCCGACTGGAGTGTCGTTATCAAATGAGGAATTAAAATCGATCGCAGCAGTCCTCAAGGAACATAACTTATTTATGATAGCTGATGAAATTTACAGCGAACTGACGTATTCGGCCCCACATACATCGATTGCTTCTCTTCCCTCTGTACGAGATCACGTGATTGTCGTAAATGGGGTGTCGAAATCACATTCGATGACAGGCTTTCGAATCGGCTATTTGCTGGCCCCAAACTGGTTGGCTAAGCATATCCTTAAAGTTCATCAATACAATGTGTCCTGTGCCACTTCAATTAGTCAGTATGCCGCACTTGAAGCGATCGAAAACGGCCAGTCCGACCCGATTCATATGAAAAAAGAATATGAAAAAAGAAGGGCTTACGTGTTAGATCGGCTCGACCAAATGGGGCTGCGCTATCAAGTGCCTGATGGAGCTTTTTATGTTTTTCCGGAGTTTCCGTTAGAAGGAATGAGTTCATTTGATAAAGCTGTACAGCTGGTAGAAGAAGCGGGAGTCGCTCTCGTCCCCGGAGACGCTTTTTCTCAGTATGGAAATGGCTATATGAGGCTTTCTTATGCTTATGGAATGGACACCTTACAAGAAGGGCTGGACAGGCTAGAACAATTTATGGATGCAAAAGCGCAAGCGCCCAGTAGACAAGACTGA
- a CDS encoding FbpB family small basic protein: protein MRPNRISFEELVNQNKEQLMNDQQALEQIDKQIDEKRTKTTDKSKFVN, encoded by the coding sequence ATGAGACCCAATCGAATCTCTTTTGAAGAGCTGGTCAATCAAAATAAAGAACAGCTCATGAATGATCAACAAGCCTTAGAACAAATCGACAAGCAGATCGATGAAAAAAGAACGAAAACTACGGATAAATCTAAATTTGTAAATTGA
- a CDS encoding MBL fold metallo-hydrolase: protein MIDVYEREGVTCVEGKVVKSGRKSGMIYSFLTDGMVIDTGPQTLESELTSFYENQSIEQVILTHSHEDHTGAAAWLQESRDLPIYIHEKGVSTCAESCTYPKYRQHTWGIREPFTAHPIGETVQSRHEDWRVIYTPGHADDHIALLHEKTGRLFTGDLYVMPKTKVIMQNESIPLIMNSIRKLLTYDFKSVFCCHAGYIKNGKDMMKQKLEYLEHLCEEVKHLHNIGLTIVEIDQQLFPKNYPIIEISEGEWDSRHIVTSILSEEKLSNESCL, encoded by the coding sequence ATGATCGATGTATATGAACGAGAGGGCGTAACCTGTGTAGAGGGCAAGGTCGTCAAGTCTGGACGCAAATCGGGTATGATTTATTCCTTTTTAACAGACGGTATGGTGATCGATACCGGGCCACAAACTCTGGAATCTGAGTTGACCTCCTTTTACGAAAACCAATCAATTGAACAAGTCATCTTAACCCACAGCCATGAAGACCACACCGGAGCAGCTGCATGGCTGCAGGAAAGCCGAGATCTCCCCATATATATTCATGAAAAGGGAGTGAGTACATGTGCCGAATCTTGCACATATCCGAAGTATCGTCAGCATACCTGGGGAATCCGGGAACCATTTACTGCCCACCCGATTGGAGAGACGGTTCAATCACGACACGAAGACTGGCGGGTCATCTATACACCAGGTCACGCCGATGACCACATCGCACTGCTTCATGAAAAAACAGGGAGGTTGTTCACCGGTGATTTATACGTAATGCCGAAAACAAAGGTCATCATGCAAAATGAATCGATCCCCCTGATCATGAACTCGATTCGAAAACTGCTTACTTACGATTTTAAGTCGGTATTTTGCTGTCATGCCGGCTATATTAAGAATGGGAAAGACATGATGAAACAGAAGCTTGAATACCTTGAACATCTCTGTGAGGAAGTAAAACACCTCCATAACATTGGGCTTACCATTGTTGAAATCGATCAACAGCTTTTTCCGAAAAATTATCCTATCATCGAAATATCTGAAGGTGAATGGGATTCCCGGCATATCGTCACTTCTATCCTTTCTGAGGAAAAACTGAGTAATGAAAGCTGTTTATAG
- a CDS encoding isochorismatase family protein, which produces MKQALLVIDAQQELMEGNEEEKAVFQKEKLVEHINLVINKAVESESLVVFIRDKDVAEGKGEGFQIHQDIEIPDGAEIFDKEATNSFYGTQLLNYLTEKKAEHLVIMGCKTEHCVDTAVRTATVNHFDVTLVQDGHSTTDSSTLSAEQIIMHHNEILYGHYNVDNFSDVRRAQDDLFQPRHNEYR; this is translated from the coding sequence TTGAAACAAGCTTTGTTAGTTATCGATGCTCAACAAGAATTAATGGAAGGTAATGAGGAAGAAAAGGCTGTATTTCAAAAAGAAAAGCTCGTTGAACATATCAACTTGGTTATCAATAAAGCGGTAGAATCGGAATCATTAGTTGTTTTTATACGAGATAAAGATGTTGCAGAGGGCAAAGGGGAAGGGTTTCAGATCCACCAGGACATAGAAATTCCGGATGGAGCGGAGATCTTTGATAAAGAAGCAACAAACTCTTTTTATGGAACCCAGCTGTTGAACTATTTAACAGAAAAAAAGGCAGAGCACCTAGTGATTATGGGGTGTAAAACAGAACATTGCGTGGATACAGCAGTGAGGACGGCCACAGTCAATCATTTTGATGTCACGTTAGTACAGGATGGTCATTCAACGACCGATTCCTCAACGTTGTCTGCCGAGCAAATTATCATGCATCATAATGAAATTCTATATGGCCATTATAATGTCGATAATTTTTCTGATGTTAGAAGGGCACAGGATGATTTATTTCAGCCGAGGCACAATGAATACCGGTAG
- a CDS encoding helix-turn-helix transcriptional regulator, whose protein sequence is MTNKIKVARVEKGLTQSQLAQRVKATRQTIGLIEKGKYNPSLNLCISIARELDKTLDDLFWEEL, encoded by the coding sequence ATGACGAACAAAATAAAAGTGGCAAGAGTGGAAAAAGGACTTACCCAGTCTCAGCTTGCCCAAAGGGTAAAAGCGACAAGGCAAACAATTGGGTTGATTGAAAAAGGCAAGTATAATCCTAGTTTAAATTTATGTATCTCCATTGCCAGGGAACTCGATAAAACTTTGGATGATCTTTTTTGGGAGGAATTATAA